Proteins co-encoded in one Thermochromatium tepidum ATCC 43061 genomic window:
- the lon gene encoding endopeptidase La — MSDEDQVTNAEHDRIPESGARQGQATDDGPTQIQLARANDVLPGEIYLLPVASRPFFPGQAVPLMMAAEPWVPTLRAVTETEHKILGVVLVDSETSEEATRENFRAIGTACRVHRIHQQDGHLQVLVECLQRFRIEDWVHPETPFRARVTYLPEPAGPPNSEVKAYAMAVINTIKELLPLNPLYVEELRMFLDRFGPDDPSHLADFAASLTTSTKDQLQEVLESVPLLPRMEKVLVLLNNELELARAQQKIRRTVEERMQKQQREFFLREQLKAIQKELGIAKDDRTAEIDKFRERLEKLTLTEQAQKRVEEELNKLGMLETGSPEYAVTRNYLDWITLLPWSKYSEDILDLKRARRILDRDHYGLEDVKERILEFLAVGIHKGEISGSIILLIGPPGVGKTSIGRSIADALGRRFYRFSVGGIRDEAEIKGHRRTYIGAMPGKFLQAMKEAETANPVILLDEIDKIGASYHGDPASALLEVLDPEQNSDFLDHYLDLRFDLSKVLFVCTANQLDTIPGPLLDRMEVIKLSGYIAEEKLQIAKRYLLPRQLERAGLDRQAVKIDRATLRALIDGYARDAGVRRLEKQLGKIVRKVAVRLLEGAETPIQIGQQDLKGYLGPPVFRDERKLSGPGVVTGLAWTALGGATLSIEAAHTHSFTRGFKLTGQLGDVMKESAEIAYGYVVSHAQDFGIDPEFFEKSFIHVHVPAGATPKDGPSAGITMASALLSLARREPVRPIAMTGEITLTGEVFPVGGIREKLIAARRAGIKEIILPADNQGDFEEVPEHVRRGLEVHFASRFDDVLPWLFKH, encoded by the coding sequence ATGTCGGATGAGGATCAGGTGACGAATGCGGAGCACGACAGGATCCCGGAGTCGGGTGCCAGGCAGGGACAGGCGACGGACGATGGGCCGACCCAGATCCAGTTGGCACGCGCCAACGACGTGCTGCCCGGCGAGATCTATCTGCTCCCTGTCGCCTCGCGGCCCTTCTTCCCTGGTCAGGCGGTGCCGCTCATGATGGCGGCCGAGCCCTGGGTGCCGACCCTGAGGGCGGTGACCGAGACCGAACATAAAATCCTCGGCGTGGTCCTGGTCGACAGTGAGACCTCCGAGGAGGCGACCAGGGAAAATTTTAGAGCGATCGGCACCGCCTGCCGGGTCCATCGTATCCATCAACAGGACGGGCATCTGCAGGTGCTGGTCGAGTGTCTGCAACGCTTCAGGATCGAGGACTGGGTTCACCCCGAGACCCCGTTTCGCGCCCGGGTGACCTATCTGCCCGAACCTGCAGGTCCACCCAATAGCGAGGTCAAGGCCTATGCGATGGCGGTCATCAATACCATCAAGGAGCTCCTGCCGCTCAATCCGCTCTATGTCGAGGAGCTGCGCATGTTCCTCGACCGCTTCGGGCCCGATGACCCCTCGCATCTGGCCGATTTCGCGGCCAGCCTCACCACCTCGACCAAGGATCAGCTCCAGGAGGTTTTAGAGAGCGTGCCGCTCCTACCGCGCATGGAGAAGGTCCTGGTGCTGCTCAACAACGAGCTCGAGTTGGCGCGCGCCCAGCAGAAGATCCGGCGCACGGTCGAGGAACGGATGCAGAAACAGCAGCGCGAGTTCTTCCTGCGCGAGCAGCTCAAGGCGATCCAAAAGGAACTCGGGATCGCCAAGGACGACCGCACTGCCGAGATCGACAAGTTCCGCGAACGGCTCGAAAAACTCACCCTGACCGAGCAGGCCCAGAAGCGCGTCGAAGAAGAGCTCAACAAGCTCGGGATGCTGGAGACCGGCTCGCCCGAATATGCGGTCACCCGCAACTATCTGGACTGGATCACCCTGCTGCCCTGGAGCAAGTATTCAGAAGACATCCTCGATCTCAAGCGTGCACGGCGTATCCTCGATCGCGATCACTATGGTCTGGAGGACGTCAAGGAACGCATCCTCGAGTTTCTGGCCGTCGGCATCCACAAGGGCGAGATCTCGGGCTCCATCATCCTGCTGATCGGTCCGCCCGGCGTGGGCAAGACCTCGATCGGACGCTCGATCGCCGATGCCCTGGGGCGGCGTTTCTATCGCTTTTCGGTCGGCGGCATCCGCGACGAGGCCGAGATCAAGGGCCATCGCCGCACCTACATCGGCGCCATGCCCGGCAAGTTCCTGCAGGCGATGAAGGAGGCCGAGACCGCGAACCCCGTGATCCTGCTCGATGAGATCGACAAGATCGGTGCCTCCTATCACGGCGACCCGGCCTCGGCCCTGCTTGAGGTCTTGGACCCCGAGCAGAACAGCGACTTTCTCGACCATTACCTGGATCTGCGCTTTGACCTGTCCAAGGTGCTGTTCGTCTGCACCGCCAACCAGCTCGACACCATCCCCGGCCCCCTGCTCGACCGCATGGAGGTCATCAAGCTCTCAGGCTACATCGCCGAGGAGAAGCTCCAGATCGCCAAGAGGTATCTGCTGCCGCGCCAACTCGAGCGCGCCGGTTTGGATCGGCAAGCGGTCAAGATCGATCGCGCGACCCTGCGCGCCCTGATCGATGGCTATGCCCGTGATGCCGGGGTGCGGCGGCTGGAGAAACAGCTCGGAAAGATCGTGCGCAAGGTTGCGGTCCGGTTGCTCGAGGGCGCGGAGACGCCGATTCAGATAGGCCAGCAGGACCTCAAGGGGTATCTCGGGCCCCCGGTGTTTCGCGACGAACGCAAGCTCTCGGGGCCAGGGGTGGTCACGGGTCTGGCCTGGACCGCGCTGGGCGGGGCGACGCTCTCGATTGAGGCCGCGCATACCCATAGCTTTACCCGCGGCTTCAAGCTCACCGGTCAGCTTGGGGATGTGATGAAGGAATCGGCCGAGATCGCCTACGGCTATGTGGTCAGCCATGCCCAAGACTTTGGGATCGACCCCGAGTTCTTCGAGAAATCCTTCATCCATGTCCATGTCCCGGCCGGGGCCACGCCCAAGGACGGCCCCTCGGCTGGCATCACCATGGCCTCGGCGCTCTTATCGCTAGCGCGCCGTGAGCCGGTGCGACCCATCGCCATGACCGGCGAGATCACACTCACCGGCGAGGTGTTTCCGGTCGGCGGCATCCGCGAAAAGCTCATCGCCGCCCGGCGCGCCGGGATCAAGGAGATCATCCTGCCCGCTGACAACCAGGGCGACTTTGAGGAGGTGCCCGAACACGTGCGCAGGGGGCTTGAGGTCCATTTCGCCTCGCGCTTCGATGACGTGCTGCCCTGGTTGTTCAAACACTGA
- a CDS encoding ABC transporter ATP-binding protein, protein MQPLIEARHLVRLYPGGVRAVAGISFQVAPGECFGLLGPNGAGKTTTFEMLEGLQTPTSGQVLFKGQPLGRTYRESIGIQFQTTALQDFQTVAESLTMFASLYRRRADRDELIRLCHLGDILDRDTRTLSGGQRQRLLLAIALVNDPELLFLDEPTTGLDPQSRRNFWGLIEQVRRRGTTVLITTHYMEEAERLCDRIAIVDQGRIVVEGRPQDLIRDQFPAHLIRLPESAWPDAVPLPPEALVQNGEIELPTAEVAPQIEALERIGADLSALRLATPNLEDLFLKLTGHALRN, encoded by the coding sequence ATTCAACCCCTGATCGAAGCCCGCCATCTGGTTCGTCTCTACCCCGGTGGTGTGCGTGCGGTCGCCGGCATCAGTTTTCAGGTTGCGCCCGGGGAGTGTTTTGGACTGCTCGGGCCCAATGGGGCAGGTAAGACCACCACCTTCGAGATGCTTGAAGGGCTCCAGACCCCGACCTCAGGGCAGGTCCTGTTTAAGGGTCAGCCGCTAGGGCGCACCTACCGGGAGTCGATCGGTATCCAGTTCCAGACCACGGCGCTCCAGGACTTCCAGACCGTCGCCGAGTCGCTGACCATGTTCGCCAGCCTCTATCGGCGCCGCGCCGATCGCGACGAGCTCATCCGGCTTTGTCATCTGGGCGATATCCTCGATCGCGATACCCGCACGCTCTCCGGTGGTCAGCGCCAGCGACTCTTGCTGGCCATCGCCCTGGTCAATGATCCCGAACTGCTCTTCCTCGATGAGCCGACCACCGGACTTGATCCGCAGTCACGACGCAACTTCTGGGGCCTGATCGAGCAGGTCCGTCGCCGCGGCACCACGGTGCTGATCACGACCCATTACATGGAAGAGGCGGAGCGTCTGTGCGACCGGATCGCTATCGTCGATCAGGGGCGGATCGTCGTCGAGGGACGTCCCCAGGACCTGATCCGCGATCAGTTTCCGGCCCATCTGATCAGACTTCCGGAGTCGGCCTGGCCGGACGCTGTGCCCCTGCCGCCTGAGGCATTGGTACAAAACGGCGAGATCGAGCTGCCGACCGCGGAGGTCGCACCCCAGATCGAGGCGCTGGAGCGTATCGGCGCCGATCTGAGCGCCCTGCGCCTGGCCACACCCAATCTAGAAGACCTCTTCCTCAAGCTCACCGGACACGCCCTCAGGAACTGA
- a CDS encoding sensor domain-containing protein, which translates to MITHLDLVQTLIDALIDAVWLIDPQNQRLLAVNRASEELLGLERTALVGRPVIELVCTPEDLFFWEEVAAGGGHEPLSSETLLKRHDGSLVQVLRRVTRISIPDGPDVYLICLSDQTQRRAVEDELERLIAELRATLESSMDGILVTDLAGSIRSFNRRFAELWNLPPDLLTERNDAQIYAWMQSEVLDVEGYVAQLQSIAEDPLLESSSLLRLRRGRVLERVTLPQYARGTPIGRIYSFRDITQRLEHEQGLKLAARVFETSLDAIFVTDPEFRVLAVNPAGEAMTGRASAELIGQRLDTSLRLWSDETLGADIRGALDRCGHWQGEIDQHHANGSTLHCLVSLIRVSDDAGQPLYYAGFVKDLSEAVEARQRIEQLAFNDPLTGLPNRLRLNERLEFSIELARREGTRFAVLFIDIDRFKHINDSLGHVFGDRVLIEVARRIQQCLRQVDTLARLGGDEFLILLHHVGRCEAETVARRLLESIARPFEFDGLKFSLSCSIGIALYPEDGETLDDLVKNADSAMYYVKEHGRGDCCFYQRQMNVDLLERVQLDHAMREALQQGRFWLAYQPQVDLRTGLVIGAEALVRWTDPTLGTLSPGRFIPIAEETGFIIALGSWVLGEAIRQGARWQAEGVDLTLSVNVSVKQFQQANFIESLAHCLRETGLRPGRLELELTESILIHNVEETLRRLEELVALGVRLSIDDFGTGYSSLAYLKRFPIHKLKIDQSFVRDIPHDESDTAIATAVIGLAGALKLRVIAEGVENETQRQFLLEAGCHEFQGYLCAPALDPQSFLERIMQVGLAPPPPD; encoded by the coding sequence TTGATCACCCATCTGGACCTGGTGCAGACGCTGATCGACGCCCTGATCGATGCCGTTTGGTTGATCGATCCCCAGAACCAGCGCCTGCTGGCCGTCAATCGCGCATCTGAGGAACTCCTCGGGTTAGAGCGCACCGCCTTGGTCGGGCGACCTGTGATCGAGCTGGTCTGTACCCCGGAGGATCTGTTCTTCTGGGAGGAGGTGGCCGCTGGCGGGGGCCACGAGCCTCTATCCTCCGAGACCCTGCTCAAACGGCACGATGGGAGCCTGGTCCAGGTGCTACGTCGGGTGACGCGGATATCCATCCCGGATGGACCTGATGTCTATCTGATCTGTCTGTCCGATCAGACCCAGAGACGAGCGGTCGAAGACGAGCTCGAGCGGCTGATCGCCGAACTGCGGGCCACCTTGGAATCGAGCATGGACGGGATCCTGGTCACCGACCTCGCCGGCTCGATCCGGAGCTTCAATCGCCGCTTCGCCGAGCTCTGGAACCTGCCCCCTGACCTCCTAACCGAGCGCAACGACGCCCAGATCTACGCCTGGATGCAGTCCGAGGTGCTCGATGTCGAGGGCTATGTGGCGCAGCTTCAGTCCATCGCTGAGGATCCACTGTTGGAGTCCTCGAGCCTGCTGAGGTTGCGCCGGGGGCGTGTGTTGGAGCGCGTGACCTTGCCGCAGTATGCGCGCGGCACCCCGATCGGTCGGATCTACTCGTTCCGCGATATCACCCAGCGTCTGGAACATGAGCAGGGGCTCAAGCTCGCCGCCCGAGTCTTTGAGACCAGTTTAGATGCCATCTTCGTCACCGACCCCGAGTTTAGGGTCCTGGCCGTCAATCCGGCAGGCGAGGCCATGACCGGTCGCGCCAGCGCCGAGCTCATCGGTCAAAGGCTCGATACCTCGCTGCGACTCTGGTCCGACGAGACGCTGGGCGCGGACATCCGGGGGGCGCTCGACCGTTGCGGTCATTGGCAAGGCGAGATCGACCAGCACCATGCCAATGGATCGACCCTCCATTGTTTGGTCTCACTGATTCGTGTGTCGGATGACGCGGGTCAGCCCCTGTACTATGCCGGCTTCGTCAAGGATCTGTCCGAGGCGGTAGAGGCGCGTCAGCGTATCGAGCAACTGGCCTTCAATGACCCCCTGACCGGGCTGCCGAACCGGCTCAGGCTCAACGAGCGGCTGGAGTTCAGCATCGAGCTGGCTCGGCGCGAGGGCACGCGCTTTGCCGTACTCTTCATCGACATCGATCGCTTCAAGCATATCAATGACTCGCTCGGCCATGTCTTCGGCGATCGCGTCCTGATCGAGGTGGCTCGGCGCATCCAGCAGTGTCTGCGTCAGGTCGATACCCTCGCCCGCTTGGGCGGCGACGAGTTCTTAATCTTGCTGCATCACGTCGGGCGCTGCGAGGCCGAAACGGTCGCGCGCCGACTGTTGGAGTCCATAGCCCGGCCCTTCGAGTTCGACGGACTGAAGTTCTCGCTGTCGTGCAGTATCGGTATCGCCCTCTACCCGGAGGATGGTGAGACGCTCGATGACCTGGTCAAGAACGCTGACAGTGCCATGTATTATGTCAAGGAGCACGGACGGGGCGATTGCTGTTTCTATCAGCGCCAGATGAACGTCGATCTGCTCGAACGGGTGCAGCTCGATCATGCCATGCGCGAGGCGTTGCAGCAGGGCCGTTTCTGGCTGGCCTACCAGCCCCAGGTCGATCTGCGCACTGGTCTCGTGATCGGGGCCGAGGCGCTGGTGCGCTGGACGGATCCCACTCTGGGTACACTCTCGCCGGGGCGTTTCATCCCGATCGCCGAGGAGACCGGCTTCATCATCGCGCTTGGCAGTTGGGTGTTGGGCGAGGCGATCCGGCAGGGGGCACGCTGGCAGGCAGAGGGCGTCGATCTCACCCTGTCGGTGAATGTCTCGGTGAAGCAGTTCCAGCAGGCCAACTTCATCGAGTCATTGGCGCACTGCCTACGGGAGACGGGTCTGCGTCCGGGGCGGCTGGAGCTGGAGCTGACCGAATCCATCCTCATCCACAACGTCGAGGAGACCCTGCGTCGGCTTGAGGAGCTGGTGGCGCTCGGGGTGCGATTGTCGATCGATGACTTCGGCACCGGCTATTCCAGCCTGGCCTATCTCAAACGCTTTCCGATCCACAAACTCAAGATCGATCAGTCGTTCGTGCGCGACATCCCCCACGACGAGAGCGATACCGCCATCGCCACGGCCGTGATCGGTCTAGCCGGTGCGCTCAAGCTGCGCGTGATCGCCGAGGGGGTCGAGAACGAGACCCAGCGTCAGTTTCTGCTCGAAGCCGGGTGTCACGAGTTTCAGGGCTATCTCTGTGCGCCGGCCCTGGATCCGCAGTCTTTTTTGGAGCGGATCATGCAGGTGGGCCTGGCGCCGCCGCCTCCAGATTGA
- a CDS encoding BolA family protein, with translation MSRKQRIESRIQEALRPLYLDVVDESYMHAVPKGSESHFKLLVVSASFEKLPLIERHRRLNALLADEFNQGLHALTMHTWTPEEWQAKGGAPASPPCLGGGRDSGL, from the coding sequence ATGAGCCGTAAGCAGCGTATCGAGAGCCGGATCCAAGAGGCCCTGAGGCCCCTGTATCTGGACGTGGTCGATGAGAGCTATATGCACGCCGTCCCTAAGGGCTCCGAGTCCCATTTCAAGCTCCTGGTCGTGAGCGCGAGCTTCGAGAAGCTGCCGCTGATCGAACGCCATCGCCGGCTCAACGCGTTGCTTGCCGATGAGTTCAACCAGGGCCTGCATGCCCTGACCATGCACACCTGGACGCCAGAGGAATGGCAGGCCAAGGGCGGCGCGCCCGCATCCCCCCCTTGTCTGGGCGGCGGTCGGGACAGCGGCCTCTGA
- a CDS encoding calcium-translocating P-type ATPase, PMCA-type, translated as MKFNYPGLTDQEVERSRAQHGSNAVAAQKVETFWDKLLDNLRDPIIVILIVALAITVLLTFLGYAKWYESVGIAFAVVIATVVATWSEYSNEQSFQRLLEEASLIQVKVFRNGHLTEIPINDLVVGDHILLQPGDTVPTDGVVIAGHAEVDEAALTGESEPVKKHQLPAGTNDETAPEGHRLWRAGLLIDGECVMRATAVGDRTRYGQTMKELLSAEDRLSPLQHKLTVLGGHIATFGYVGATFIFVAFMFNTIFLQGGGLEGYWVQPSGAIVKDVVTAAILAIIVIVVAVPEGLPMMIAMVLAINMKKLLSEKVLVRKLLGIETAGSLNLLFTDKTGTLTQGKLAVSAFLSGDGERFESLEAIPQALRDTVGFALRNNTSAVIDASDPSAPKLVGADRTEQALLRFVTPYLAQEGAEVVDHIPFNSSRKFSATQVKAEQELTLVKGAPEVVFRNCTHRLDGEGKVHELSDLAPLQAAMDELSARAMRLLAVAVTATPIDPETNALPESLTLVGVFGMRDELRPTSYPSVKVAKQAGIQVVMITGDAKETAQAIAKDVGLLEDDPQAIVMTSSELAALSDEEVKRILPHLAVVARAFPTDKSRLVKLAKALNLVVGMTGDGVNDAPAVKNADVGFAMGSGTEMTKEAGDIVILDDNFSSLTKAVLYGRTLFKSIRKFLVFQLTVNISAILVVFLGQFFGFDLPLTMTQLLWLNIIMDTLAGLAFAGEAALERYMREPPIRRDAPLINADMWSSILINGGLIAALSILFLTSDLTRDWFDGGHAAGTPEAEAKFLTAFFAFFVFIQVFNTFNARTQGLNLAEHLLDNRLFSIIIPSIMAIQVFFITFGGEILRTVGLSPDEWIKVLALAILIVPADLIRKAVRNRLFGNPVRLG; from the coding sequence ATGAAGTTCAACTATCCGGGACTGACCGACCAAGAGGTCGAGCGATCACGCGCCCAACATGGATCCAATGCCGTTGCCGCCCAGAAGGTCGAGACCTTCTGGGACAAGCTGCTCGACAACCTCAGGGACCCGATCATCGTCATCCTGATCGTGGCGCTCGCGATCACAGTGCTTTTGACCTTCCTCGGTTATGCCAAGTGGTACGAGAGTGTGGGCATCGCCTTCGCGGTGGTCATCGCCACCGTTGTGGCCACCTGGTCGGAGTACAGCAACGAACAATCCTTTCAACGTCTGCTGGAGGAGGCCTCGCTGATCCAGGTCAAGGTGTTTCGCAACGGCCATCTGACCGAGATCCCGATCAATGACCTGGTGGTTGGCGATCATATCCTGCTTCAGCCCGGCGACACCGTGCCGACCGATGGTGTGGTGATCGCCGGCCATGCCGAGGTCGATGAGGCGGCGCTGACCGGTGAGTCCGAGCCCGTCAAGAAACACCAACTGCCAGCCGGGACCAACGACGAGACCGCACCCGAGGGGCATCGTCTGTGGCGCGCCGGGCTGCTGATCGATGGCGAGTGCGTGATGCGCGCCACGGCCGTGGGCGATCGGACCCGCTATGGTCAGACCATGAAGGAGCTGCTCTCGGCCGAGGACCGGCTCTCGCCGCTCCAGCACAAGCTCACGGTGCTCGGCGGCCATATCGCCACCTTCGGCTATGTCGGCGCCACGTTCATCTTCGTCGCCTTCATGTTCAACACCATCTTCCTGCAAGGTGGCGGCTTGGAGGGCTACTGGGTGCAGCCGAGCGGGGCCATCGTCAAGGACGTCGTCACCGCAGCCATCCTGGCCATCATCGTCATCGTGGTCGCGGTGCCCGAGGGTCTGCCGATGATGATCGCCATGGTGCTCGCCATCAATATGAAAAAGCTGCTCAGTGAAAAGGTCCTGGTGCGCAAGCTACTCGGCATCGAGACCGCCGGCAGCCTCAACCTGTTGTTCACCGACAAGACCGGCACCCTGACCCAGGGCAAGCTCGCGGTAAGCGCCTTCCTGAGCGGGGACGGCGAGCGTTTCGAGTCGCTGGAGGCCATTCCCCAGGCCCTACGCGACACGGTTGGCTTTGCGCTGCGCAACAACACCAGTGCCGTCATCGATGCCAGCGACCCCAGTGCACCCAAGCTGGTCGGTGCCGATCGCACCGAACAGGCACTGTTGCGCTTCGTCACGCCCTATCTGGCCCAGGAGGGGGCGGAGGTGGTCGATCACATCCCCTTCAATAGCAGCCGCAAGTTCTCGGCCACCCAGGTGAAGGCCGAGCAGGAGCTCACCCTGGTCAAGGGCGCGCCCGAGGTGGTGTTTAGGAACTGCACGCACCGGCTCGACGGCGAGGGCAAGGTCCATGAACTGAGCGATTTGGCCCCCCTCCAGGCCGCGATGGACGAACTCTCGGCGCGCGCCATGCGGCTGCTCGCGGTCGCCGTCACCGCGACGCCGATCGACCCCGAGACCAATGCCTTGCCCGAGTCGCTGACCCTGGTCGGCGTGTTCGGGATGCGCGACGAGCTGCGTCCGACCTCCTATCCCTCGGTCAAGGTCGCCAAGCAGGCCGGTATCCAGGTGGTCATGATCACGGGCGATGCCAAGGAGACGGCCCAGGCGATCGCCAAGGACGTGGGTCTGCTGGAGGACGACCCGCAGGCCATCGTCATGACCTCGTCTGAGCTTGCTGCACTCTCTGACGAGGAGGTCAAGCGGATCCTGCCGCACCTCGCTGTGGTCGCGCGCGCCTTCCCGACCGATAAGAGTCGGCTGGTTAAGCTGGCCAAGGCGTTGAACCTGGTGGTCGGCATGACCGGCGATGGGGTCAACGACGCCCCGGCGGTCAAGAATGCCGACGTGGGCTTTGCGATGGGCAGCGGCACCGAGATGACCAAGGAAGCAGGCGACATCGTCATCCTCGACGACAATTTCTCGTCCCTGACCAAGGCCGTGCTCTATGGACGCACCCTGTTCAAGTCGATCCGCAAGTTCTTGGTGTTCCAGCTCACGGTGAACATCTCGGCGATCCTGGTGGTGTTTTTGGGGCAGTTCTTCGGCTTCGACCTGCCGCTGACCATGACCCAACTGCTGTGGCTCAACATCATCATGGACACCCTGGCAGGGCTGGCCTTCGCCGGTGAGGCGGCGCTCGAACGCTACATGCGCGAGCCGCCGATCCGGCGCGACGCACCCCTGATCAATGCCGATATGTGGTCATCGATCCTGATCAACGGCGGGTTGATCGCCGCCCTCAGCATCCTGTTTTTGACCAGCGATCTGACCCGGGACTGGTTCGATGGTGGCCATGCCGCCGGCACGCCCGAGGCCGAGGCCAAGTTCCTGACGGCGTTTTTTGCCTTCTTCGTCTTCATCCAGGTGTTCAATACCTTCAACGCCCGCACCCAGGGTCTGAACCTGGCCGAGCATCTGCTCGACAACCGGCTGTTTTCGATCATCATCCCCTCGATCATGGCGATCCAGGTGTTCTTCATCACCTTCGGCGGCGAGATCCTGCGCACCGTAGGGCTGTCGCCGGACGAATGGATCAAGGTACTGGCGCTGGCGATCCTCATCGTCCCGGCGGATCTCATCCGCAAGGCGGTGCGCAATCGACTGTTCGGAAATCCGGTGAGGCTTGGCTGA
- a CDS encoding ABC transporter permease yields the protein MWRRILAILVARNREFYRDRAGLGWNLLMPLLMVLAFAFIFPDQQTALLKIGVLTPDDTLSGVESPMLDLKAVTFVTVSSAEQASAIVKVERHQLDLLFDPNPGAPHYWVNSDSARGALAERLLLTAGCAPAGSATGAGPQASNPPQRQALSGAALRYVDWVLPGVLAMNVLFSSLWGVGWVIVRYRKNGVLRRLRATPLSAWEFLTAQVLSRLLVVLGANAIVYLAVEWLLEVPMRGSAVTLALVYVAGALCLISLGLIVAARLRSEELADGLLNLLSWPMLLLSGVWFSLEGTSPWAQWVAQASPLTHLVAAARAVMLDGAGLVEVLPEIGVLLALAAAFLALATWMFRWE from the coding sequence ATGTGGAGACGTATCCTCGCCATCCTGGTCGCACGCAACCGGGAGTTTTATCGCGACCGCGCCGGTCTGGGCTGGAACCTCCTGATGCCGCTGCTCATGGTGTTGGCCTTTGCCTTCATCTTTCCGGACCAACAGACCGCCCTGCTCAAGATCGGGGTGCTGACGCCGGACGATACCCTGAGCGGGGTCGAGTCCCCGATGCTCGATCTGAAGGCCGTGACCTTTGTCACGGTGTCTAGCGCGGAGCAGGCCTCGGCCATCGTCAAGGTCGAGCGTCATCAGCTGGATCTGTTGTTCGATCCGAATCCGGGCGCGCCGCATTACTGGGTCAACTCCGACTCGGCGCGGGGCGCCCTGGCCGAGCGGTTGCTGCTCACTGCCGGGTGCGCGCCAGCTGGGTCCGCGACCGGCGCAGGTCCACAGGCGTCCAACCCACCCCAGCGCCAGGCCCTGAGCGGCGCGGCACTGCGCTATGTCGATTGGGTGTTGCCGGGGGTGCTGGCGATGAACGTCCTGTTCTCCAGCCTCTGGGGTGTGGGCTGGGTGATCGTGCGCTATCGCAAGAACGGCGTGCTGCGCCGCCTCAGGGCCACACCCCTGAGCGCCTGGGAGTTTCTGACCGCCCAGGTGCTGTCGCGGCTGCTGGTCGTGTTAGGCGCCAATGCCATCGTCTATCTCGCGGTTGAGTGGCTGCTGGAGGTGCCGATGCGCGGCTCCGCTGTGACCCTGGCCCTGGTCTATGTCGCCGGGGCACTGTGTCTGATCAGCCTGGGTCTGATCGTTGCCGCGCGTCTGCGCTCCGAGGAACTGGCCGATGGTCTGCTCAATCTGCTGTCCTGGCCGATGCTGCTGCTGTCGGGGGTGTGGTTCTCGCTGGAGGGTACCAGTCCCTGGGCGCAGTGGGTCGCGCAGGCCTCGCCCCTGACCCATCTGGTCGCGGCGGCGCGCGCCGTGATGCTCGATGGGGCAGGGTTGGTCGAGGTCTTGCCGGAGATCGGCGTGCTGCTGGCGCTGGCGGCCGCCTTCCTGGCCCTGGCGACCTGGATGTTTCGCTGGGAGTGA
- a CDS encoding ankyrin repeat domain-containing protein — protein sequence MNRPHAPLFVILLSLLAGCGQSGSGSDSSTALAPEGPGMALIESAEQGDLSAVEQLLARNRQPDVRDSCDWTPLMKAALNGHAAIVERLLQAGAQVDAQDAGGYTAMMLAASNNHAAIVERLLEHGARIDHQEATRGWTALIWAAKQGHVASVKVLLEHNADRTLKDFDGKTAADWAREGGYDEILALLR from the coding sequence ATGAACAGACCCCATGCACCCCTCTTCGTCATTCTCCTGTCACTGCTGGCTGGATGCGGGCAGTCCGGTTCCGGCTCGGATTCAAGTACCGCCCTGGCACCCGAGGGGCCGGGCATGGCCCTGATCGAGTCCGCCGAACAGGGCGACCTGAGCGCCGTCGAGCAGCTTCTGGCGCGGAACCGTCAGCCCGATGTCCGCGACAGTTGCGACTGGACGCCGCTCATGAAGGCCGCGCTCAATGGCCATGCCGCCATCGTCGAGCGTCTGCTCCAGGCCGGCGCCCAGGTCGATGCCCAGGACGCGGGCGGCTATACGGCCATGATGCTCGCGGCCTCGAACAACCATGCCGCCATCGTCGAGCGTCTGCTCGAACACGGCGCCAGGATCGACCATCAAGAGGCGACCCGGGGCTGGACGGCCCTGATCTGGGCCGCCAAGCAAGGCCATGTCGCCAGCGTCAAGGTCCTGCTCGAACACAACGCCGACCGCACACTCAAGGACTTCGACGGCAAGACCGCCGCCGACTGGGCGCGCGAGGGTGGATACGACGAGATCCTGGCCCTGCTGCGCTGA